ATATTACTACTGCACAGGATGTAATATTGTCCTACCGTATGTAGTGATTGAAAAAATAAAACACAAGGCAGATATAGTTCAGTGTCCATCGTGCTTTAGATATCTATACGAACCATCTTGGTTTGATACATAGTAAAACTAAGTGATAGTTGAATAGGTGTTTATATCTATACTTATCTCTTTTCTCCCTTCTTTGTTATACTTATCTTTGAATGTGTTTGGGTCTATAACTTTTTCTAGAATTGCTATTGAGACATTCATAGCACTCTCTATCAGGATTCTATTTTCAAACGATAGCATCCTAATCTCTGATATTATGTTTGTTATTTCATCTTTTAGTGCTGTAAGTCTATCCTTGTTTGACGCAAAGAGTACCACTCTTGATAGGTTAATTTCACCTTCTATATTGAACTTTTGAGATATCCTCTTAACTATATCGTTTCTTGTGAATTCATACTTCTCTATCTCTCTAAACAATTTCTCTTCTTCTGCGTTTATCTCTAACAGTCTATCCAAATCTCTACATAAAAGACACTCTTTCTTCTGTTTTTCTTTTTCAACGATATCTAAAAGTATCCTTTTCTCATCCTCAAGAATATCAATTAAATCCTTCTCCCACATACAAACACCTCTGCTAGCACACCACTAAAATTTTCGGAATATTTGAAAACCCGTGAAGTATATATTCCAATCTTAAACACTAGGATTACATCACATTGATTTGTAACCACCTTTTCGCAATAGGAGTATAATCAACGAATACTCAAAAACATCTACTAACAGCCTAACAAAAAATCTGTAAAGTCAGAACTCTCTAGTGTAGAACTACTTTTTTAGGTTCTTTACTCCTCAACCTCATTAACCATCTTCCTATATCTATTTATCAATTCAAGATATTTTTTCCTAATGTGGGAGTCTTTAATATTCACATTCACTCTTGTATCAACGATGTTTGTAACATTGATTGGTTTATACTCTTTAGGTTTCTCGGCTTCTCTCCTCTCCGAAATACCTCTCTCAAACATACCTTTTTCATACTCAAGGATATTGAATTCAACTCTTTGTGTCTTATCGTAAGCAACTTGAAGTTTTCGTTCTTTTACCTTATTCAGTATATCTTCAAGTTCTTCTCTTATTTTGCTTGCTTGCGAGCCTCCAGCACTCTTGTTTTCAAGCTCTCTGGCTTTTCTTATCGCTTCTTCTAGCATCTTCTCAAGTTGTCTTACCTCTTCTTCTCCAAATCCTTCCTCAACCATCTCCTTGAGCATTTTGGATATCTGCCTATACATTTCCATTAACTCACTCGCACTAACACCAGAAGGAGATAAATTAAAACTATCATTAAGTTCATCATAAAGTTCAAGCAGTTTCGCAAGAGTAAATGAAGTTTTATCAATCATATTCAAAACACTCAATGACACCGACATAATCGCACCACTTGATATAGCATCTGTGAATAGATTAAAGTCCTTCTCTATCTCTCTGAAAGCATACTCAATCTCTGAATAAACACCTGCTGTAGAAGGATTGACTGAAAATGTGTCAAGAAAGTCTCTAACAACAAGCCTAAAATCTTTCAACGCTTGTGAAACATTACCAAAGTCTTCCCTCAAAAATTCAGTGTTTATTTTGTTCTCTCTCAATCCAAGTTTGTCAATGTTCTTCCTAGATACCGAAAGCCTGTATTGAGAAGATAAAATACCAAAATAAGTCTCCCAAAACCTATCATTCTGTCTTCTAGTCATCTCAGAGTAGTTCCTCATAATCTCTCTAAACATCTCAAAGTCAATATCTTTAAAGAAATTAGATATTTCACTTTCACTCATCATTTTACGTTCCTTAAGAGATCTCTCAAGTTGCTTTACTTTATCAAGAAAACTGGTCTTGAATTCACTACTCATTCTTGAGAATTCTTCACTCTTTAGAAATTCTTTGAGTTTCTCATCAAACTCGCTTAAATCACGATTCCTAACGCCTTCCTTCAAACTTTCTTCTAACTCTCTCAAGTCAGAAATTGATTTCAAGACATCCCTAAACTCAAGTATCCTGTTTATCTCCATCTCAAGTTCATTAAGTGCTTTTGTAATATCCTCAAGTTTCTTTGAAACTTGCGATGGCTCAAATGTTTTGTCTCTTGACAACTTATCCACAATCTCTCTAAACTCTTTATCATTTAGCAATCTTTCTAACTTCGTGGATATCTGTTCAAGTCTTTCAAACTCCTCCTTAAGCCCACCAGTCCTGTCAAGTTGTTGGTAAATGTCCTTTACATTCCTTGAAAACTCAACGAGATTAGTTGAAAGACTTTTGAGAGACTGTAATTTTTCAGAAATTTTTGATTGAGACACATTCCTCCTACTTAGCTGATACCTAGTGTTTAAAGTATCATCCTTTTGTTTTGATACCTCGTCTTTCAGATCCTGTAGTCCTTGATTTAGCATCCTAGCAATCTGTGAGAAGGTAGGTATGTAAATACTCCTTTTACCAACACCTACTGCACCGAACAAGTCCTTCGCATACACATAAACACTTATGTAATCACCAGGTAGGAACCCAGAGGAATTTAAAGAGAACTTGAAGTTCCCATCGTAGGAGAATGAAATATTTTTGTTGTTTGTATTAAATCGTTTTTCAAGACCTGTAAGTGAGTTACTTACAATTACTTCCATCCAACTTGAGACAATCCGATCACTATCGGTTATCTCACCATATCCATCTAGAACAAACCTTGGTATCAGAGTAAGGTCTCTGTCTGGATACTTTATCTCAACAATAGGTATATCGTTGTCTCTCACTAAAAATGTTACATTCTCAATCTTAAATTGCCTACCAAATACATCGGTAATATTTATGTTCATAACCGAATTAGATTTAGCAACAAACGGTATGATTATTTTATTACTCTTATCGCCATACTTCCATACAGAACCTTTCCCAGAACTAACTTTTGAGACATCGTAAGAGAATTCAAAATTCATAACCACTCTGCTACCTCTCACTACTTCAGTAGAGGGAATATAGTCGTAAGATGCTATTGGTATGTCTCTGTAAAAAATATCAATCCTCTGATTGAGGAGTGTGAATTCTGATAAGTATTTAGGAGTTAGCGTTCTTATATGTCTAATAAGCCCGTATTTTCTTACGAATAGTTGAATATTCGTTGAAGTCGTTGTCATCTCTCCGATGAAGGTGTTATTTGATCTCTCTAATGCTATCGTTCTCTCCGCTGATACGAAGAATTCTCCTGAATAGTTTGGTATGACTTCTACTCTAAATGGTATGGATAGAGATACGAATTTACTATACTCAACCTTAGGATCAGCGAAAGTAAAGTTCAAAAACTCCTTCAGACCTCTGTTTTCAATTAGTAGCAGATTTGATACGAGGATTGTAGCAATTAGAAGACCTATGAAGGTTAGAGTTTGGTTTTTGAGTATCCTAGTTAGGGATAAGTCTAAAGAACTAACTTCACTATTGTTTAAAAGATTAAAACCTTTTTTGTGTGCTTCTACGAGCGAGTCAATTAGAAATCTTCTCCTTGAGAAGATGAGTGTCTCTATCTTTGAGTAAGATAGAAGAAAGAAACTAGAAAGTCTGATTATGACAAATACGAGAGATGATGTTATCAAGATAACTATAAGGAATACAAATACCAGGGTAGGAATAAAGTAGTTGAAGTCAAATATGAGTAGGGTTATTGAGGTTGAAAGAGTTAGTAAAACCAAAGAGAGTATAATTACAACTACAAAATTTACCAAGCCTAAAAGTTGTATTACTCTTATCTTATTGGTTAGTTCCATAAACCTAACTGAATTTTAATATTAATACTCAATGCTTTTGTAAAATAAGCAAAAAATTAGAAACAAGCAAATGAAGGTTCATAGCACTTCTAGGGGGATTAACACCTTTACGATTGAAACCCTGGTGAGAGCATAAGTTTGTGTAGTTAGGGTTTGATATTTTATTTTTTACTTTACCTTTGTAGTATTTTAAAATTGTTTTTATGAAAAAGTTTTCGTTGGAAGATGTAAAATCGCTATCGTCTCTTGAAGAGATATTTTCTTACATTCATAGGAACAACCTGTATCTATCTGACAAGGATGTTAGGGAGTTAGAAGACATAGTTTTGAAGATGGATCAAAGGGGGAAATGGTGTATTCTTCTTGCTGAGAAGTTTCCTGATAAGGTTAATATAAGAAGGATAGAAGATGCCGTTATAAAGAAGGATAAAACTGGTCAATTCTGTTATATACTCGCAAAGAATGTTCCAAATGTTAATATAGATAAAATGAGAGAGGCAGTGTATAAGAAAGATACTAGTGGTATATGGAGGATGAAATTTGATGAGAATGTAAAGAAGTAAATATGGCTAAACCAAAGACTGTTTTTGTCTGTCAAGTCTGTGGGCAAGAAACATCAAAATGGATGGGGAGGTGTCCATCTTGCGGCGAGTGGAACACATTTGCTGAAGAAGAAAAAGATGAAACACCGAGAGGCAAAACTGTAATAATATCTGAAAAAATCTATCCAAAAAGTATAGTTGATATTGAGTTCTCTGATACAAAAAGGATACCTACAAACCTTAAGCAATTTGATAATATTCTTAACGGTGGGCTAGTAGAAGGACAGGTATCTCTGATAGCAGGAGAGCCAGGAATTGGTAAATCTACTCTTGTCTTACAGATAGCAGATAATCTAGCAAAGGTTGGTAAAGTTTTGTATGTGAATAGTGAGGAATCAAACGAGCAGATAAAAATTCGGAGTACGAGACTAAAAATAGATAACCCAAACATCTTCCTGTTTCCTGAA
This window of the Spirochaetota bacterium genome carries:
- a CDS encoding flagellar protein FlgN translates to MWEKDLIDILEDEKRILLDIVEKEKQKKECLLCRDLDRLLEINAEEEKLFREIEKYEFTRNDIVKRISQKFNIEGEINLSRVVLFASNKDRLTALKDEITNIISEIRMLSFENRILIESAMNVSIAILEKVIDPNTFKDKYNKEGRKEISIDINTYSTIT